In Candidatus Defluviilinea proxima, a single genomic region encodes these proteins:
- a CDS encoding aldo/keto reductase — METRRFGRTGHMSTLAIFGGAAFWEISQADADKVMEQVIEAGVNHIDIAPSYGQAEERVGPWMPRERGRFFLGCKTTERTKQGAWDEMQRSFKRLQTETFDLYQCHAITTMEELDAVTMKGGALEAFVEARQRGLIQYIGITGHGADAPKIYLEALRRFDFDSILFPLNFVQMGNPEYRTYAEKLIAECKAKDVGTMIIKTITKAPWGERKHTATTWYEPFDQAEDIQRAVNFALSYDVTGLCTVGDTRILPLVLQACKNFKPMNEAEQQKMIKTSGQYEPLFA; from the coding sequence ATGGAAACACGTCGGTTCGGAAGAACGGGGCATATGAGCACACTTGCTATTTTTGGAGGTGCGGCTTTCTGGGAAATTTCGCAGGCAGATGCAGATAAAGTGATGGAGCAAGTGATCGAAGCGGGAGTCAACCATATTGATATCGCGCCATCGTATGGACAGGCCGAAGAACGTGTCGGTCCGTGGATGCCGCGTGAACGGGGTCGTTTCTTCCTGGGGTGCAAAACGACAGAACGTACTAAACAAGGAGCGTGGGACGAAATGCAAAGGTCGTTCAAGCGCCTTCAAACCGAGACCTTCGACCTGTATCAATGTCATGCCATTACAACCATGGAAGAGTTGGATGCCGTCACAATGAAGGGCGGCGCACTCGAGGCGTTCGTGGAGGCCCGTCAGCGTGGACTCATTCAATATATCGGCATCACAGGCCATGGGGCGGATGCACCGAAGATCTATCTCGAAGCGTTAAGGCGTTTCGATTTTGATTCAATTCTTTTCCCGTTAAATTTCGTCCAGATGGGAAATCCAGAATATAGAACATATGCTGAAAAGTTGATTGCCGAATGCAAAGCAAAAGATGTCGGCACGATGATCATCAAAACGATCACCAAAGCGCCGTGGGGTGAGAGAAAACACACAGCCACCACTTGGTATGAACCATTCGATCAAGCGGAGGATATCCAACGCGCCGTGAATTTTGCGCTTTCGTATGATGTGACCGGGTTATGTACTGTAGGCGATACACGCATCCTGCCATTGGTATTACAAGCCTGCAAGAATTTCAAACCCATGAACGAGGCAGAACAGCAAAAAATGATCAAAACAAGCGGACAGTACGAGCCACTGTTTGCATAA
- a CDS encoding TIGR03960 family B12-binding radical SAM protein produces MLTPEQIENKLDRILLKVQKPGRYVGGELNSIYKDWDTVKTKVAFVFPDIYDIGVSNVGLKILLDQVNQRDDALAERAYAPWLDMEALMRENGIPLYALESKQPLACFDLIGFTLPYETLYTNALNVLDLAGIPVRSAERDATHPFIIAGGHSTMNPEPMYAFIDAFVIGEGEEVIHDIINTIQKFKNGEGQNFKREDVLHELAKIQGVYVPSLYETSYLEDGTVSHIEPIVADIPKIVTKRLVAVLPPPPTKFIVPNVDIVHNRISVEIMRGCTRGCRFCHAGMITRPVRERSVDEVIKAAEESLKHSGFEELALLSLSSSDYTNVLELVTKVGEKFGGTHLKVSLPSLRIESVSIDLMEKLKDKRSGGFTLAPEAATERMRRIINKFVPDEEVINTTREIYRRGWTTIKLYFMIGHPSETLEDVQAIADLCKRVLAEGRKVIGMRAKLNAGVSTFVPKSQTPFQWVSCDTPEQIKAKQSLLRRELMRDRNIKLSLTDAEDSFLEAWLSRGDRHMAEVVYSAWKKGSKFDAWQEGKKYSAWMEAFTEQGLDPLFYTHRQRRTDEVFPWEHITAAVRKNFLFQDFRMSLEGEIRVDCRLNCFACGILPTFAGMRRENPGDVWKCPDVKSPAPKVTSTSSHELPVVGD; encoded by the coding sequence ATGCTTACACCGGAACAGATCGAAAACAAACTTGACCGTATCCTTTTAAAGGTACAAAAACCCGGCCGCTACGTTGGCGGGGAACTCAACAGCATTTACAAAGATTGGGATACAGTAAAGACCAAAGTCGCTTTCGTTTTCCCCGATATTTATGATATTGGCGTCTCGAATGTTGGTCTAAAGATCCTGCTGGATCAAGTCAATCAGCGGGATGACGCGCTGGCCGAACGCGCCTACGCGCCCTGGCTCGATATGGAAGCCCTCATGCGCGAAAACGGGATTCCTCTCTACGCGCTCGAATCAAAACAACCTTTAGCCTGCTTCGACCTAATAGGCTTTACCCTCCCCTACGAAACACTCTACACCAATGCACTCAACGTGCTTGACCTTGCAGGGATTCCTGTCCGCTCGGCAGAACGAGATGCGACTCATCCCTTCATCATTGCAGGCGGACATTCCACGATGAACCCTGAGCCGATGTATGCATTTATTGATGCATTCGTCATTGGCGAAGGTGAAGAGGTCATTCACGATATCATCAATACAATTCAAAAGTTCAAAAACGGAGAGGGACAGAACTTCAAACGTGAAGATGTATTGCATGAACTCGCCAAAATTCAAGGCGTATATGTTCCAAGTCTATATGAAACAAGCTACCTTGAAGATGGTACCGTCTCACATATTGAACCTATCGTCGCTGATATTCCCAAGATCGTGACCAAACGCCTCGTAGCGGTCCTACCTCCCCCACCGACAAAATTCATCGTCCCGAATGTAGATATTGTTCACAATCGTATCTCGGTTGAAATTATGCGGGGATGTACGCGTGGATGTAGATTCTGTCACGCGGGCATGATCACCCGTCCTGTTAGAGAAAGAAGCGTGGACGAAGTCATCAAGGCGGCAGAAGAGTCGTTGAAGCACAGTGGTTTTGAGGAGTTGGCGTTGTTATCGCTTTCTTCATCCGATTATACAAATGTGCTTGAATTGGTCACAAAGGTCGGTGAAAAGTTTGGCGGCACGCATTTAAAAGTCTCGTTGCCATCTTTACGTATTGAGTCAGTATCGATTGACTTGATGGAAAAATTAAAAGACAAACGTTCCGGTGGGTTCACACTCGCCCCCGAAGCCGCAACAGAACGCATGCGCCGCATTATCAATAAATTCGTTCCCGATGAGGAAGTGATCAACACCACACGCGAGATCTATCGCCGCGGTTGGACGACGATCAAACTGTATTTCATGATCGGCCATCCGAGCGAGACCCTGGAAGATGTGCAGGCGATTGCCGACCTGTGTAAACGTGTCCTTGCAGAGGGACGTAAAGTGATCGGCATGAGAGCCAAACTCAATGCGGGTGTGAGCACCTTTGTACCGAAATCACAAACACCCTTCCAGTGGGTTTCCTGTGATACACCCGAACAGATCAAAGCCAAACAATCCTTGCTCAGACGTGAATTAATGCGCGATAGAAACATTAAGCTCAGCCTGACCGATGCAGAAGATTCTTTCCTTGAAGCCTGGCTCTCACGCGGAGATCGCCATATGGCTGAAGTAGTGTATTCAGCATGGAAAAAAGGCTCTAAGTTCGATGCATGGCAGGAAGGCAAGAAATACAGCGCTTGGATGGAAGCATTCACTGAGCAAGGTCTTGATCCGCTCTTTTACACACACCGCCAACGCCGCACCGACGAGGTTTTCCCGTGGGAACATATTACTGCCGCCGTACGCAAGAATTTCCTGTTCCAAGATTTCCGCATGTCTCTTGAAGGCGAGATCCGCGTGGATTGCCGTTTGAATTGTTTTGCTTGTGGCATTCTGCCGACCTTTGCAGGCATGCGCCGCGAAAACCCCGGTGATGTATGGAAGTGCCCAGATGTGAAATCACCTGCTCCTAAAGTGACAAGCACATCGAGTCATGAATTACCAGTGGTAGGAGATTGA
- a CDS encoding DinB family protein: protein MIKKQFISKLMQERDKFELLLNRVGYTRRMTLKGVAGKWSIKDILAHIWAYEQYTADRMHEILHGQPYSPCKTYTALDAFLDEFGYPDFGSPLLEEDSPNDWIVDRHANVSLDDVIAQEIQAFSSIISTLERMPDEMIAHHNLYNRIIKHTYEHYREHTREIRRWLNTNGIQIK, encoded by the coding sequence ATGATAAAAAAACAATTCATTTCCAAGCTAATGCAGGAACGCGATAAGTTTGAGTTATTGCTCAATCGCGTTGGCTACACGCGTCGCATGACATTGAAAGGCGTTGCTGGGAAGTGGTCCATCAAAGATATCCTCGCGCACATCTGGGCGTACGAGCAATACACCGCAGACCGTATGCATGAGATATTGCACGGTCAGCCCTATTCACCCTGCAAAACATACACTGCACTCGATGCCTTTCTCGATGAGTTTGGGTATCCCGATTTCGGTTCTCCCCTGCTTGAAGAGGATTCCCCCAACGACTGGATCGTTGACAGGCATGCAAACGTTTCGCTGGACGATGTCATCGCGCAGGAGATACAAGCTTTCTCGTCGATCATTTCCACACTTGAAAGAATGCCCGATGAAATGATCGCCCACCACAATCTATACAATCGCATTATCAAACATACATACGAACATTACCGCGAACACACACGCGAGATCAGACGCTGGTTAAATACGAACGGGATACAGATCAAATAA
- a CDS encoding DUF2344 domain-containing protein, translating to MRIRITFSKQGALRYTGHLDLHKLWERAARRAELPLAYSQGFHPQPKMNIAAALPLGFSSRCEVMDMRLEKDIPLDTLAETLNNTMPTGIRVLGIEQVDERAPALQTQTLSAEYEVTLTEAVDGSELKRKVDSVMESESIPRTRREKKYDLRPLIEELRILPDGKIFMKLTAKEGATGRPEEVLDMLGIAFEGTRIERTNLIFQS from the coding sequence ATGCGCATCCGAATCACATTTTCCAAACAAGGCGCATTGCGCTATACGGGTCACCTCGATTTGCACAAATTATGGGAGCGTGCCGCACGCCGCGCTGAACTTCCATTGGCCTATTCACAGGGATTTCATCCGCAACCGAAAATGAATATTGCCGCGGCCCTGCCGCTTGGTTTCTCTTCGCGTTGTGAAGTGATGGACATGCGCCTCGAAAAAGATATTCCGCTGGACACGCTTGCAGAGACGCTGAACAACACGATGCCCACTGGGATCCGTGTTTTGGGAATCGAGCAAGTGGATGAGCGCGCGCCCGCGTTGCAGACTCAAACGCTATCAGCGGAGTACGAGGTCACTCTGACGGAAGCAGTTGACGGGTCAGAACTGAAGCGGAAAGTTGATTCCGTTATGGAGTCCGAATCCATCCCTCGAACTCGTCGCGAGAAAAAGTATGATTTGCGTCCGTTGATCGAGGAGTTGAGGATATTGCCCGATGGCAAGATCTTCATGAAACTGACCGCCAAAGAGGGCGCAACGGGACGCCCCGAAGAGGTGTTGGATATGTTAGGTATCGCGTTCGAAGGGACGCGTATCGAAAGAACGAACTTAATTTTTCAATCATAA
- a CDS encoding PrsW family intramembrane metalloprotease, producing the protein MALIGAFFFGFVPMFLSAAFVNWLDRYEKEPKLLLGAAFMWGVVIAGGGAYILNTAVGIGVYSITGSANAANFSTTSIAAPIIEEALKGLAVLVVFLLFRKEFDSVLDGIVYGAITAMGFAAIENVLYIYREGFQSAGWEGFWTLVFIRVLLVGWMHPFFTAFTGIGLAVSRISRNTFVKIIAVPVGYAVAVSTHAFHNTFGSLVGGGGGFILGLIADYFGYAFMIVFIIWMIVHERNILKKQLVEEVNSGAISRGQYNAAISFFQTGVHLAALTSGTFRATTRFYQVLGELAHKKEQLTKLGDEKGNLRIIEQLRAEMVQLAPSAKA; encoded by the coding sequence ATGGCATTAATTGGAGCTTTCTTCTTTGGGTTCGTGCCGATGTTTTTATCGGCGGCCTTCGTCAACTGGCTGGATCGGTATGAGAAGGAACCGAAGTTGTTGCTTGGCGCGGCATTTATGTGGGGCGTGGTGATCGCCGGAGGCGGCGCGTACATTTTGAACACGGCAGTAGGCATCGGTGTTTATTCCATCACTGGTTCTGCCAATGCCGCAAATTTCAGCACAACATCTATTGCGGCACCGATTATCGAAGAGGCCTTGAAAGGACTGGCCGTCTTGGTGGTCTTTCTCTTGTTCCGCAAGGAATTTGATTCTGTGTTGGACGGCATCGTCTACGGCGCGATCACAGCCATGGGTTTTGCGGCCATTGAAAATGTTTTGTACATCTACCGTGAGGGTTTCCAAAGCGCGGGATGGGAAGGCTTCTGGACATTGGTCTTCATCCGCGTGCTTTTGGTCGGCTGGATGCATCCTTTCTTCACTGCGTTCACGGGCATTGGTCTGGCAGTATCGCGCATCAGTCGCAACACGTTTGTAAAGATCATTGCTGTACCAGTGGGATATGCAGTAGCCGTGTCGACACATGCTTTCCATAACACCTTCGGCAGTCTGGTCGGCGGCGGAGGCGGTTTCATTCTCGGGTTGATCGCCGATTACTTCGGCTACGCCTTTATGATCGTGTTCATCATCTGGATGATCGTCCACGAGAGAAATATTCTCAAGAAGCAACTGGTCGAAGAAGTGAACAGCGGAGCGATCTCACGTGGTCAATACAATGCAGCCATCTCGTTCTTCCAGACCGGGGTACATCTTGCGGCGCTTACATCTGGCACATTCCGCGCTACTACGCGGTTTTACCAAGTGCTAGGAGAACTGGCACATAAGAAAGAACAGCTCACAAAGTTGGGCGATGAAAAAGGGAACCTGCGCATCATCGAGCAATTACGCGCAGAGATGGTACAGCTGGCTCCGTCAGCAAAAGCCTAA
- a CDS encoding glycosyltransferase family 39 protein: MKQELNNSRNTPAGFREVFIHLFVPDDTPPYISIFLGIITLIALVLRLYIINNPIGYDEAYTFINFSAKSIKFVLADYHAPNNHILNSLMIWVAYRILGDHTWVVRVPAFIASVLSVPVAYVTARRFFNPALALTASAVLAITSDLVNEAANGRGYPMVILFSLLLANFAGILVKKQDRWTLAAYAVTGALGFYSIPIFLYPMAGISLWVAATYLINDEPWKDRWSKLQTFLLTCLASGILTFVLYSPVIFFGTGLESLIANKFVASKTWVEFTDNFATRSKLTWNSWITYTSPLIKQTLIGGFVLSLLFYRKVSNQKLPMQVSLVLGAGIMLVLQRVAPLERMWSYLEALYLIFAVVGLAWLIFISAKALANEKTAMKIVSSLVLLFVITSFIRTTVTTQNRQAVLDRTIAPEQFAGEYIAKHITAKDTVIAVSPVDLQTAYYMKINGVSYDVFYQRDHPVQIQNALVVVRTRGDAKHKSLQSILEFYKLTSALNIEAAEMVFEYGPVQIYSVPSK; encoded by the coding sequence TTGAAACAGGAACTCAACAACTCGCGAAACACTCCCGCAGGGTTTCGTGAAGTTTTTATCCATTTATTCGTACCTGACGATACCCCTCCATATATTTCCATCTTTCTCGGGATCATCACACTCATCGCGCTGGTCCTAAGGCTGTATATCATCAATAACCCCATCGGTTACGATGAGGCGTATACCTTCATTAATTTTTCAGCCAAATCTATCAAGTTCGTCCTTGCTGATTATCACGCCCCTAACAACCACATTCTCAACTCGTTGATGATCTGGGTCGCGTATCGAATACTCGGCGACCATACATGGGTTGTACGTGTGCCAGCTTTCATCGCCAGTGTGCTCAGTGTACCTGTAGCGTATGTTACTGCGCGAAGATTTTTCAATCCTGCCTTAGCCTTGACCGCATCTGCTGTTTTGGCAATCACATCAGACCTTGTAAATGAAGCCGCCAACGGACGCGGTTACCCAATGGTTATTTTGTTTTCCCTGTTGCTGGCAAATTTCGCAGGGATTCTTGTGAAAAAACAAGACCGTTGGACGCTTGCCGCCTATGCTGTGACCGGTGCGCTCGGCTTTTACAGCATTCCGATCTTCCTCTACCCCATGGCAGGGATTTCGCTTTGGGTAGCCGCAACGTACCTAATCAACGACGAACCATGGAAAGATCGTTGGAGTAAACTGCAAACCTTTCTGCTTACATGTCTCGCTTCTGGCATATTGACCTTCGTCCTGTACTCCCCCGTCATCTTTTTCGGCACTGGGCTTGAGTCTTTGATAGCCAACAAATTCGTAGCATCAAAGACATGGGTCGAGTTCACAGACAATTTCGCCACACGCAGTAAACTCACCTGGAACAGTTGGATCACATATACATCTCCACTCATCAAACAGACTCTGATCGGCGGATTCGTTTTGTCGCTGTTGTTTTACCGAAAGGTCTCGAATCAAAAACTCCCTATGCAAGTCAGTCTTGTTCTGGGAGCAGGCATCATGCTGGTCTTACAACGAGTTGCCCCGCTGGAAAGGATGTGGAGCTACCTCGAAGCGCTCTATCTCATCTTTGCAGTGGTGGGACTGGCATGGCTTATATTCATCTCTGCGAAAGCGTTAGCCAATGAGAAAACGGCGATGAAGATCGTTTCGAGCCTTGTACTTCTGTTTGTCATTACATCGTTTATACGCACAACCGTCACAACGCAAAATAGACAGGCCGTCCTTGACCGCACCATTGCACCCGAGCAATTTGCAGGAGAATATATTGCAAAGCACATCACAGCGAAGGACACTGTGATTGCCGTATCTCCAGTGGATTTGCAAACAGCCTACTACATGAAGATCAACGGCGTCTCGTATGATGTCTTCTATCAAAGAGACCATCCAGTTCAGATCCAGAATGCGTTGGTCGTTGTGCGCACGAGGGGCGATGCGAAGCATAAATCACTGCAAAGCATTCTTGAGTTCTACAAGTTGACTTCTGCCTTGAATATAGAGGCCGCAGAGATGGTGTTCGAATACGGGCCCGTGCAAATTTATTCCGTTCCATCGAAATAA
- a CDS encoding SH3 domain-containing protein, with protein MTSKPTTILLCSLFLLTSCSVQVQMGNTGTPTPYIITATLPASLTPPPSETPLPPTPQPIAPSITPAQGTTSTQVNVRAEPSTASTTLGVIAANTTVQIVGKDPGGNWWQILYEKGEGGKGWVTAQYVTTATKPEVPVIGGGEANPNAANSVVVIQQLNIRSGPGTSFDSLGILNPNDVVSLSGKNRDGSWLQIEFAAGPEGKGWVNASFMKTDSVDGLPIVADSGEVVGTGTPVDTPPPPTPTIVPAAMDFDSSEAPLKTVVLEDAGTHTVLYNGDVSAPDGDTEDWIAVSSFASPVFISIQCSGSTSVQAEVVGTGTTILCNEPIKAVAVQGGTGFVIHIRAIPQTGPLQHINYTLMIKANP; from the coding sequence GTGACATCGAAACCTACAACCATCCTTCTTTGTTCCCTTTTTTTACTGACCAGTTGCAGTGTTCAAGTACAGATGGGCAATACAGGAACACCCACACCCTACATCATCACTGCCACACTGCCTGCATCTCTTACGCCACCTCCTTCTGAGACGCCACTTCCCCCTACTCCTCAACCGATAGCGCCGAGCATTACACCTGCGCAAGGGACTACGTCCACGCAGGTGAATGTACGCGCCGAACCTTCCACTGCAAGCACAACCCTTGGTGTCATCGCCGCCAACACGACCGTGCAGATCGTGGGTAAAGACCCCGGTGGCAATTGGTGGCAGATCCTTTACGAAAAAGGTGAGGGTGGTAAAGGCTGGGTCACGGCTCAATATGTCACAACGGCAACCAAGCCCGAGGTCCCAGTGATCGGAGGCGGCGAAGCAAATCCTAATGCGGCAAACAGTGTGGTCGTCATCCAACAGTTGAACATTCGAAGCGGGCCCGGCACGAGTTTCGATTCGCTTGGCATCCTCAACCCGAACGATGTGGTCAGCCTAAGTGGCAAGAACCGCGATGGCTCGTGGCTTCAGATCGAATTTGCGGCTGGGCCCGAGGGTAAGGGTTGGGTCAATGCCAGTTTTATGAAAACGGATTCAGTGGATGGGTTGCCCATTGTTGCGGACTCTGGCGAGGTGGTGGGTACCGGCACGCCAGTGGACACCCCGCCTCCTCCCACGCCGACAATTGTTCCGGCCGCAATGGATTTTGACTCCTCTGAAGCCCCGTTAAAAACAGTCGTGCTGGAGGATGCGGGGACACATACAGTGCTATACAATGGGGATGTCTCTGCACCCGATGGAGATACGGAAGACTGGATCGCAGTCTCTTCGTTTGCCAGCCCTGTATTCATAAGCATCCAATGCTCGGGGAGCACTTCGGTTCAGGCCGAGGTGGTTGGAACAGGGACAACTATCTTGTGCAACGAACCGATCAAGGCAGTGGCAGTGCAAGGTGGCACTGGTTTTGTTATCCATATTCGGGCCATCCCGCAAACGGGACCGTTGCAACACATAAACTATACATTGATGATAAAGGCGAATCCGTAA
- a CDS encoding redox-sensing transcriptional repressor Rex, protein MNADKIPDIIIGRLPIYLRALQRLSDQGIHNTSSQELGEMIGISAAQIRKDISQFGEFGKQGTGYSIPFLIERLQNILKVNRVWDVIIVGMGDMGHALARYNGFVNRGFHVTMLFDNDPKKVGAKLGDLEILSTSTLAERVKQNKIKVAMLTVPASVAQDVTDQLVKAGVKAILNYAPIHLNVPNDVHVQHIDPATHLQRMTFYL, encoded by the coding sequence ATGAACGCTGACAAAATTCCAGACATCATCATTGGTAGATTGCCCATTTATCTGCGTGCGCTTCAGCGCCTTTCGGATCAGGGCATTCATAATACGTCTTCGCAAGAATTAGGGGAGATGATCGGTATTTCGGCGGCGCAGATCCGTAAAGATATTTCTCAGTTTGGCGAATTTGGTAAACAAGGGACGGGGTATTCGATCCCGTTTTTGATCGAGCGTTTGCAGAACATTTTGAAGGTGAACCGTGTGTGGGATGTGATCATCGTGGGCATGGGCGATATGGGGCACGCGTTGGCACGCTATAACGGGTTCGTGAACCGTGGCTTTCATGTGACAATGTTGTTCGATAACGACCCGAAAAAGGTGGGGGCCAAATTGGGCGACCTCGAAATTCTCAGTACCAGCACGCTTGCGGAGAGAGTCAAGCAGAATAAGATCAAGGTGGCGATGTTGACGGTTCCCGCGTCGGTGGCGCAGGATGTAACCGACCAGCTCGTGAAGGCAGGAGTGAAGGCGATCTTGAACTATGCGCCGATCCATTTGAATGTGCCGAATGATGTACACGTTCAGCACATTGACCCCGCCACACATTTGCAGAGGATGACATTTTATTTGTAA